Below is a window of Myroides profundi DNA.
ATTTGTTGCACCAAGTACAACCCTGACTTTTAATGGATCTGATAATGTACAATATGTAACCTTATATCCAGAGATGAAAAATGGACAGTACGTGAAAATTCCTGTAAAAGCAAAAACTATTGAGTTTACTACTATAACACCTAATTCAGGAGGAGCTTTCTGTTCTTCTTTTCCAGTTATAAATGTAGTGGAACGTTCTAAGAATTATACATTTGATTGTTCTAGTGCTTTTGCTTTTTCAAATGGACCTACTAGTAGAAATAACAATTTTTTGGTAAATACTCCTTTACAAGCAGGTAAACATGGTATTGAAGTAAGTGTAAATGTAGGGTATGCAGAGAATTATACAATTAAAACAAATACTGTTAATGGTGTTTATTTTACAAAAACAGGTGTCTTTACTGATTCGGATAGAATAAAAGGAAAAGCAACAGTGACTTTAGATCCAGTTGGGGTATTTACTACAGGAGGACTGACAGTGTTTAATCTTATAGCAGAAGGATTAGATTCTAATTCGTCTCTGTGCTCTGTAGTAGCACAAGTAAAAGCACACGATATAGTAGTATTGTCTTTAGGTGGAACAAATTACGGTGCCAATAGTAGTACTGTTTATGCTGGAGGAGCAATTCTTAAGAGTAGTACTAATTTTGGCCCAATGGGAACAGTAAAAGTGAATTCGGTGAGAGTATTAAGTACTAATGCTCAAGGAGCTGATCTAGATAGATTCATTGCTTCCAATAATGTGGATATTATTATCAATGTAATAGGATATAATTTTACTAGAACAGAAACACAAGATGTATTAGTTGCATTTGTACGTGATAAGAAAGGAGTATTAATCATTGGAGATGAGAGCACACCAAGAACATATACTAAGAATGTTATAGAAAGGTTAGCGGGTTTAACAGTAGGAGGTAGTAGTATTAGTGTGTCTAATAATTATACTATGCTGAATCCTGTGTTGTCTTCTGCAAATAACGAATCGATTATAAAAGGACCTTTTGGAGATTTATCTGGTAAGGTGATGGGGAATGATGCACATAATGGATGGTATTACTCTAATTTGCCAAATAGTTATGTTCCTTTAGTTTCAAAACAAGGAGATGTTAATTCTATTTGGGCTATGAAGCATCGTGATTTAGGGTTTGTGTTTGTTGGAGATGGCGGATGGTTTATAGGGAAGAAAGATTATAAGAATCTATCTATATTCCCTTCTAATTTTGATAGTCAAGGTGTTCCTAAACCGAAGAATTATGCAGATAATGGTGTTGTTTATAATGCTGTTTTATATGCTAATACGTTGGCTTGGGCCATTGATTATGTTATTGAACATAAAAAGTAATCCTTGTTAATAAGAATTATAAACTAGGGAAGAATAATTTCCCTAGTTTTTATCAAAAAAATGAAGTTTATGATACAACATATAAGTTTAAATAAAAGCATCAGAACTGTACTGTTGATTCTCCTTTTCTATGTGTTAGGCCCAACTCAGATAAGTGTAGCACAGGTATTGACAGAAAAAGGTACCCAAATATCAGATGATTCTTCTTCTGATGCGTTAAATCCATTGAACTTTAGTCTTTTAGAATTAAATTCTAAAGAAAAAGGTTTTTTATTGCCTCGTATGTCTACAACAGAACGTATGCGGATTCCTAGTCATGAATTACTAGGCGGAATGGTTATTTATAATACAACAATAGAGTGTGTTGAATTTTATAACACAAGTCGTCAACAATGGATGAATGTTTGTGGGGATGTTGGTCCTGCAACATTTATTATACCTGATGATAAGTGTAGAGCAATAAAGATTACAGGAGACTATATTGAAGGTGTGTTTTTAGATTCTAGAAAAAATGTTATTACAGTCGATGTTAGTGTTAGTATACCAGGGGCTTATGAAATTCAGGCTATTGCTTATGATAATACGGGGAAGGAGAATGGTTATAGCTTTTTAGCTAGTGGTATTTTTCCTCAAAAAGGCGATTATACTTTAGTTTTAAAAGGAAATGGAACTCCTGTAAAAGGATATGAACGTACTAATGGGGTTTCTGGCGGAAAGGATACGATTAAGTTCTTTCTGAATAAGAAACTAGCAACCTGTACACTTAATAATGAAGTAGAGAAAAGAGCGTTGACTTATGATATAATTAAAGTAGAGCAGATTGGGAACTTTTATACAGGAGTAGATTTAAATGACGTTAAAACTACGGGGAAAATGCGTGTTACTATTAATAATATTTCTCAAGGTGGAGTCGTAACAATTACCACTCCTACTGTTAACGGGATTTACTTTAAGAAAACAAGAACATTGACATCTCAAGAAGTTAGTAGTAAAACAGCTATTATTGAATTGGATGGTTATGGTACTCCTACGTGGCCTATGCAAACTGATTTGGATTTTATTAGTAATTCTTATGTCAAAGTTGAACAAGGTGAAGCACCAAGTGTATATCCATATTTTGCAGTAATTTCGAAGGTTGAGGTTATTATTGATTGTACTAAAGTGACCTCTGGTGGAGAGTTTTTAAAGAATGAACCATTAACTACTTCTCATAAAATTATGGTACCTGTTAAGGTTATCGCCACAGGTAGAGGAAAAGTAAGAGGTGTAATTGAAATTAGTTCAACTCAGACACAAAAGATAGAGTTTGAATCTGATATAGTTGACTTTAAGTTTAATGTCGCTACGAATGATATTCAGATGGTAGAGATGAGACCGATTGTTAATACAGGAAAACCTACGGTAGGAGGGACTACTTTACCTATGGTTATACAAATGTCTTCTCAAGGTATAAAAGAATATAATCCAACTGCAAGTAATGAGAATATTGTTAGTGCTAGTTGTGTATATAACTTACCTGTCAAATCTAAAGAAGCAGTGTTGAAAATTTATTGTTTTCCAGGCAATCAACAAGTATTCGGTAAGTATAGAGCTGGTACACCACTTAATGCCTCAAATTATGTTACTATAATAATGGAGGTTGTGGAACCTGGCGAATATCATATTGTGACGAATACTGTTGATGGTATTTACTTTGAAGCAAAAGGAGTTTTTACAAAGAAGGAGATTTTTATAGATGATACAGCTTTTGTATTATATGGAAAAGGAACACCAACAAATAATGATAAGAAGACTATGATACTTAGTATGCCAACAAGTGTAGGAGCTTCTACTTGTAGTTTTGATGTAACATTAGCATTGTCTTCAAAGAAAATGTTGACTTACTCGAATAAAACTAGTTTTGGTTACGGTTTTGATAGAGGACATTCTAAAGCTTTTATAGATAGTCCAAATAATTTTGGATCTTTACCTACTAGCACAGTAGCTATGGAGGGAAGTATTACAGTGATCGTTAATAATGATTCGTCGATTAATAATGTTGCCTCTGAAATAAATACTTCTAACCCAGCTTTAATCAGTATAGGTTATAATACAAGAATGAATGAGACTGCAGCTATAGCAATAGCAAACTATGTTAGGTCAGGAGGGGCTCTTTTAGCAGTAACAGATGCAAATGATAATGCAAGTACTTATTATTTATTGAATGCTGTATTAGGCACAACTAATATTAGTACTGTAAATATAGGTACTCGTTCAGGAACTATTTGTTCTATTCTTAATGTTGATGATCCAGTTTTAAATGGACCATTTGGGGATATTCGCAATAAAAAATTAGGAGATGATGCTACAACAGGTATAGCTATAGAACCAAACTCTTTAGGAAGAGCAATAAATGATATAGAAGTACTGTCTAGAGATTCGAATGGTAATATTTTTGCATTTAGGCACAAAGAACTTAATTTTGTGTGGGCAGGAGATGGTGGTTTTAACTCACAGAGTGGAACTAGCGGAGCTATGGGAAGTGATAATATTTGTCCTTTTTTAGTAGATAGTAATAATAGACCTATAGGTAAGTCAGGATACGGAAGAACCCCTTCTTTAACGAATCAGACAGTTTATAATTCACAATTTACAGCTAATGCTTTAGCTTGGCTGTTTAGTGTTACAACAAAATAACTTTTATTTACTTTATATAGCTTATCACTACGTTATCAGTGAGAAGTTTTTAATATAGAAATATTAGTTCAGTAGTAAATGTATAAAAAAACCCTCCATCTGGAGGGTTTTTTATTCAATTTCAATTACTTCTTCGTAAAACCAGAGTACTTTAATAAAGCATCTATTGTAGGGTTTTTACCTCTAAAGTCTTTGTATAATTTGTCTAATGGAACAGAGTTTCCTTTAGATAAAATCTTATCTCTAAAGATTTGACCATTCTCACGAGTCATACCACCGTTTTGTTCTAACCAATCATAAGCGTCGAAGTCTAACATTTCTGACCACTTGTATGAATAGTATCCAGCAGCATATCCACCTCCGAAGATGTGGCTAAAGTAAGTACTGCGGTATCTAGGAGGAACAGTAGGTAAGTCTAAACCATATTTAGCTAAAGCCTCTTTTTCAAAAGCTAGTACATCAGTGATGTTCTTATCTGTAGACACAGTATGCCATTCCATATCTAATAGAGAAGCACCTAATAGCTCAGTCATGCTATAACCTTTATTGAATGTTCCTGCATTCTTCATTTTTTGAACTAAAGCATCAGGGATTACTTCTCCTGTTTTATAGTGTTTAGCATAATTCTTTAATACAGAAGGTTCGAATGCGAAGTGCTCGTGGAATTGTGAAGGGAATTCTACGAAGTCACGTGACACACTAGTACCTGATAGAGTAGGGTAAGTTTGATTAGCAAAGAACCCATGTAATGCATGCCCGAACTCGTGGAACATTGTGATTACATTATCTTGTGATAATAGTGTAGGTTGACCTTTCGCTGGTTTTGGGAAGTTACCTACATTGTAGATTACAGGAAGTCTGTTTAATAATTTAGACTGACCTACGATATTACTCATCCATGCACCACCGCGTTTAGAATCTCTTTGGTAGTAATCTGTGTAGAATAACCCTACTTGACTACCATCCTCATTGAAGATTTCGTATACTTTTACATCTTCTTGCCATACAGGGATATCTTTGCGTTCCTTAAAGCTCAGACCATATAATTGTGTAGCCATATAGAACACTCCGTTCTCTAATACACTATTCATCTCAAAATAAGGCTTAAGCTCATTTTGGTTTAAAGCATACTTTTCTTCTCTGATTTTTTCAGCGTAGTAGTTCCAGTCAGCAGCTGTTAGCGTGAATGGATCTGCTTCTTTATTAATTAATGCTTGGATATCAGCTGCTTCTTCTTTAGCCGCTCCTACTGCATAAGGACTTAGGTCTTTCAGTATTTTAGTAGCATTACTAGCATTCTGTGCCATAGAACCTTGTAGACTCCACTCTGCATAGTTATCGAATCCCATTAACTTAGCTTTCTCAGCACGTTTTTTTACTAGGGCTAGGATAGATGCTTTTGTATCATTATCATCTCCTTTTTCAGCTCTTACCCATGCTTGATCGAATAGTTTCTTTCTAGTTTCTTTATTGGTCAGTTTATCTAGATCTGGCTGTTGTGTAGTATTGTTTAATGCGATTACATAACTACCATCTTCTTGTTTGATAGCATTAAGTTCATCATCTGATAATCCAGTTAGTTCTTCTTTAGTGAATTTAACACCACCTTGTTTAGTAGCTGCTAATAATTTATCCCCAAATTGATTATTTAAGGTTGCAATATCTTGATTCAGCTGCTTTAATTTCTCTTTATCTTCAGCAGATAGATTAGCACCTGATTTTTCGAAGTCTTCATAGTATACATTTAGTAGTCTATTTTGCTCTTCGTTTAGATTAAGTGAAGCTTGATTGTCATGAAGCTTTTTAATGCGTTGGAACAAGCCATCATTTAAGTATATAGCATCTCTATGACCAGCAAATTTTGGTGCCAATTCTGAATTAATTGCTTTAAGTTCATCATTAGTATGAGCTCCTGTTAATAGCCCAAATACAGAACTTACTCTATCTAGTAATTCACTAGAGCGCTCTAGTGCTTCTAAAGTGTTTTCGAAAGTTGGTTCTTCTGTATTCGCTACTATTTTGTCGATAGCTTCCATCTGACGACGCATTCCTTCTAATAAAGCAGGTTTAAAATCTTTGTCTTTAATTTTGTCAAAGTCTGCTGTATAGTATGGCAATGTACTTTCGTTAAAGAAAGCATTACTTTCATTCCAATCTCCTGATGAGGCAGCTTCGTTCTTTACTTTGTCACAAGAAATAGACAAAATCGATGCTCCTGCAACTACACCAAGTACGGTCTTTTTGATTTTCATAAATATTAAGGTTACTGTTAGATTTGTCCAAATATAAAGATTTATGTGTGATCCAACGAAATCTGTTCTATACATTATACCGCCTTATAGTAAAGGATAGGTAAGGAGAGAGGATGTTGATTCAGTTGTATAACCTTGTTTCTAAATGAAGTGATATAGGTCTGATGGAGCTTATAGAGCGATATTTTATAGAGTATTTAAGGTATATTTATACTTCTTTTTTAGATAGATTATTTATTTTGGTTGTATTTTTATATTCACAATAAGAGTTTTTTTAGAGCACAATCATATATTTGGACTTCTAAAGAATATAATTCTAACCACATTGATATTGATGAAGGATGTAAGAAGTATAGTATATGCTTTATTATTTAGTAGTTCACTGTTTGCCCAAAGCCCTCAATTGAGAAATGAGATAAGGAGTCAACAAGATGAGCAGAAGAACAAAGAGATTATACAACAGTTTAGCAGAGAGGTAATGTCAGATAAAGAGGCTGTCTTACAGTTTCAACAACAATATAGTGTTCCTACTAAAGGAGTTTATAAGGACGGACGTATTTATCAGTTGAGAGCCATTGAAGACGGAGATATTCCCATTTATTATGCTACTCAGAATGCGTTATCACGTAGTCTGACAGGTGTAGATAATATTTCGAAAGGAGGTAGACAGAGAGTGAATCTTCAGGGTAGAAATATGATTATAGGGCTATGGGATGGTAAGCCTGCCTTTGAGCAGCATCAAGAGTTTAAGAGTAGTGCTTCGAGCCGTGTGATTTTAAAGGATCGAGATATTAATATTGCTAAGCTTAATGGTGAAGACTTAGAACGTGCAGAACTTGGGAAGAACCATGCTACTCATGTAGCGGGTACCTTAGTTGCAAGCGGGGTATATGCTCCAGCTAAGGGATTAGCTCCTGAAGCTAGCGTATGGAGTTATGATTGGGATAACGATATAGTAGAGATGGCCTCAGCAGCCCAATCGGGTTTATTAGTATCTAATCATTCTTATGGGATAGCAGCACTAGATGATTATGATAATCCACTAGTTTCTCCTACTTATTTTGGATATTATAATAAGGACGCTTATCAGTTGGATAAACTGACTTATACATATCCATATTATCAACCAGTGATTTCAGCAGGTAATGATAGGGAAGATTATGCTAAAATAAATCCTACCATGAATGGCAATGATTTATTATTAGGAAATACTAATGCAAAGAATGCGGTGGTAGTAGCTGCTGTGGGATTAGATGGTACTGATCAATTAAGTGTAGCTAAGTTTAGTAGTTATGGTCCTACAGGAGATTTTAGGATTAAGCCTGATATAGCTGCGCCAGGAGTGAAGATTCTGTCTTCAGCATACGAATTACCAAGGTATAGTAATGCTAGTCCTTCAAGTGATTTGTATAAAGTAATGAATGGTACTTCTATGGCATCGCCAGTCGTATCAGCTATTCTAACGCTTTGGCAACAAGGATATGTGCAGTCACATCATTTTCCGATGCGCTCTGCTACATTGCGTGGGTTGATGACTCATACTGCAGAATATCTTGAAGAAAAATACCCAACCAATAAGATAGGATGGGGAATGATTAATGCCGAGAGAGGAATACAGTTCATGAAGAATGTGGATGATGAAAGTGCGGTTTTAAAAGAAAGTGTTCTACTTAATAAAAAAGAGTTTCGATATAAGTTTAAACTTGACAATCCTTCTGATAGATTATTAGTCACATTAAGTTGGACGGATATAGAAGCACTATTTGATTCAAGAGAATTAAATAGAAGTGTTAAGAATAATAAACTTATCAATGATTTAGATATTAGACTGTATAAGGAGGG
It encodes the following:
- a CDS encoding M3 family metallopeptidase, whose protein sequence is MKIKKTVLGVVAGASILSISCDKVKNEAASSGDWNESNAFFNESTLPYYTADFDKIKDKDFKPALLEGMRRQMEAIDKIVANTEEPTFENTLEALERSSELLDRVSSVFGLLTGAHTNDELKAINSELAPKFAGHRDAIYLNDGLFQRIKKLHDNQASLNLNEEQNRLLNVYYEDFEKSGANLSAEDKEKLKQLNQDIATLNNQFGDKLLAATKQGGVKFTKEELTGLSDDELNAIKQEDGSYVIALNNTTQQPDLDKLTNKETRKKLFDQAWVRAEKGDDNDTKASILALVKKRAEKAKLMGFDNYAEWSLQGSMAQNASNATKILKDLSPYAVGAAKEEAADIQALINKEADPFTLTAADWNYYAEKIREEKYALNQNELKPYFEMNSVLENGVFYMATQLYGLSFKERKDIPVWQEDVKVYEIFNEDGSQVGLFYTDYYQRDSKRGGAWMSNIVGQSKLLNRLPVIYNVGNFPKPAKGQPTLLSQDNVITMFHEFGHALHGFFANQTYPTLSGTSVSRDFVEFPSQFHEHFAFEPSVLKNYAKHYKTGEVIPDALVQKMKNAGTFNKGYSMTELLGASLLDMEWHTVSTDKNITDVLAFEKEALAKYGLDLPTVPPRYRSTYFSHIFGGGYAAGYYSYKWSEMLDFDAYDWLEQNGGMTRENGQIFRDKILSKGNSVPLDKLYKDFRGKNPTIDALLKYSGFTKK
- a CDS encoding S8 family serine peptidase, which translates into the protein MKDVRSIVYALLFSSSLFAQSPQLRNEIRSQQDEQKNKEIIQQFSREVMSDKEAVLQFQQQYSVPTKGVYKDGRIYQLRAIEDGDIPIYYATQNALSRSLTGVDNISKGGRQRVNLQGRNMIIGLWDGKPAFEQHQEFKSSASSRVILKDRDINIAKLNGEDLERAELGKNHATHVAGTLVASGVYAPAKGLAPEASVWSYDWDNDIVEMASAAQSGLLVSNHSYGIAALDDYDNPLVSPTYFGYYNKDAYQLDKLTYTYPYYQPVISAGNDREDYAKINPTMNGNDLLLGNTNAKNAVVVAAVGLDGTDQLSVAKFSSYGPTGDFRIKPDIAAPGVKILSSAYELPRYSNASPSSDLYKVMNGTSMASPVVSAILTLWQQGYVQSHHFPMRSATLRGLMTHTAEYLEEKYPTNKIGWGMINAERGIQFMKNVDDESAVLKESVLLNKKEFRYKFKLDNPSDRLLVTLSWTDIEALFDSRELNRSVKNNKLINDLDIRLYKEGEEYFPWYLNKNMSNLNALKGDNDVDNLERIELINPDAGEYEVVVSHKGELSYGRQDFSLLISNDDLEGIEKVSSTKEVDPEDIIIWPNPVQDIANVEVTKDKVFTISEVEVFDLSNRLVKRFNFTATNRAVIDMRELERGVYLLNINVGGERVRAKVLKK